Genomic window ([Eubacterium] hominis):
GAAGAACCTATGAATATCAGGACCATGTACAGATGCAGTTATCCAATGATCTGCAGTATGATTTCTCACAGGGGCTTTTACGTTATCATCATGAAGTGATTGAATTAACAAAGATGGAAAACCGTATACTTGCGATTCTTTTAAAGAGCAGAGGGAAAATCGTTAGTCGTGAAGAATTGATGATGCAGATATGGAGTACAGATGAATTTATTTCTGATGGCTCTTTAACAACCAGTATTTCACGCCTAAAATCAAAGATACGACAGGAAACTGGTGTTGAGGATATCATTATCACAAAGAAAGGACAAGGATATTTAATACCATGAAATCATATATTAAACAAAAATGGATGTTGTTACTTGGCATTGTGATTGTCTGGATGATGAATCGTGTATATTATGTTTATTTGAGTCCTGTGCATATTCAGCAAAGTGATATATATTATATGGATTTTTTAATAGCAATCATAATCTTAGGACTTATAGTTATTGATTATTATAGAACATGGAAACATCATAAAGAAATCGATGACCTTTTAGAATGTCAGGAGTATATCGTTTGTGATGATTTGCATCAGCCTTTATATGATCATGAGGCGTTATTTATACATAATGAACAGATTTATCATCAGGATATTGAAGACAGCTATCAAAAGCTTTGCGAATTACAGGAGTATATTTCCCGCTGGTCACATGAGATAAAATTGCCACTTGCCGCACTTCATATGATGAATGAGCGCAATGATGATGTCACATTGCGTATGGAAATCAAGGAACAGTGTGAAAAGATGGAACAATTATTACATACGATGCTGACAGGCTGTAAAACATGGAACTCTCATTATGACAAAAAGATAGAATTGTTAAGTTTAAAAGGAATTGTGGATAAAAGTATTCGCCATCAATCGTTTTTTCTAATCAAAGAACATTTTGAAATTGATAATCAAATAACGGATGAAAAGGTGTTAAGCGATGAACAATGGCTGGTCTATATGTTAGATCAAATCATTCACAATGCAATAAAATATCACAAGGAGCAACCAAAGTTATCTTTATATACAGAAATGAAAGGAAATCGTACGATTTTACATATTCGTGATAATGGAATCGGGATATGTAAAGAAGATATATTAAGTGTTTTTGAAAAGGGATATACAGGTAATAATGTTAGAAATGGTGAATATAAATCCACGGGAATGGGACTATACTTTGTAAGACAAATTGCCCGTATGTTAGAACATCAGATTGAAATAGTATCCATACCTCAAAAGTACACAGATGTATGTATTATTTTTGATCATCATCTAGATTTTTTCAATATTACTGAATTGTAAGGATATCATGGTATCTGTAAGGTGGATGAAAGGATTTTGGCTTTCATCTAAGGTATGCTATAGGTGTCAAGGAGGTATCAGTAAATGAAAGAAATCATGCAGGTAAAAAATATTAGTAAGGAATATGGCAAAAAAGGAGTCAAAACAAGGGTATTAAACAATGTGAGCTTAGAGATTTATGAAGGGGATTTTATCGCAATTATGGGACCAAGTGGTGCTGGGAAAAGTACACTTCTGAATTTATTAAGTACCATTGATAAGCCAACACATGGCTCTATCCTTATGGAAGGTGTGGATATCACAAAAATTAAAAATGATAAATTGAGTAATATCAGAAAGAAGCATATAGGATTTATTTTTCAGGATTATAATTTGTTGGATAATATGACATTGATGGATAACATTGCACTACCACTTTCCATTAATGGGAAAAATCCTAAACAAATTGTGGAAAAAGTTAAACAATTGGCGGATTTATTTGGCATCAAAGAGCATTTAGAGAAGTATCCATACCAATTAAGCGGTGGACAGAAACAAAGAGGTGCTGCGGCCAGAGCTTTGATCAGTGATCCGGATATCGTGTTTGCGGATGAACCTACGGGTGCACTTGATTCTAAATCCAGTAAAGAACTGTTGATGAGTTTGAAGAAAATTAATGAACAAAAGAATGCGACGATTTTAATGGTTACACATGATGCCTTTTCCGCAAGTTATGCCAAACAGGTATATTTATTAAAGGATGGGGAAATTTCATGTAAGTTGAATGCAGGCGATTCCCGTAAAGAATTCTATGATCGTATCTTACAACTAATGGCATCCTTAGGAGGTGAGTAGCATGCGTGTCATGCGATTAAGCCTTCAAAATCTGAAGCGAAATTTCACTTCTTATCTGGCTTTTATATTCTCATTATCCTTTTGCAGCTTTATTTTATATAACTTTTTAAATCTTATGGATTCAGGAGCATTGGATATCCTGGGTAAAAAAATCAGGAATTCAGTGAAATCATCATTGCGGCAATCTCTGTTGTATTGGTATTCTTTGTTTTCTGTTTCATATGGTATGCTTCTAATGTATTCCTTGGGCAAAGAAAAAAGGAAATGGGTACCTTTATCTTTATGGGTTTAGATAACAAACAACTAGGTAAAATGTATTTCTTTGAAATGATGATGGTAGGTATGATATCCATTGTTTCAGGGATTTTGACAGGTATTGCCTTTTCAAAACTGTTTGGTATGTTGTTTTTTAAATTAAGTGATATTGAAGCATCTATTCCTTTTGATTTTCAATTTATCACGGCAATAAAAACCGCTTTGATCTTTCTGGTATTGTATGCGTTTTTGATGGGAAAAGGATATTTTAATATCGTACGCACCAGTGTAAAAGATATGCTTTCCGCAAACAGACAAAGTGAATTTAAGAAAGCCAATGGCTTTATGACTTTTTTTAAGGCATTGATATCTTTACTGATATTGTGTGCTGGATACTATTTTGCATTACAGATTGGAGATATATCAAGTTTCATTTACATGCTTTTAGCGACTGTTTTTGTAATCGTTGGTATCTATGGCTTATATGATTCCCTAATGCCCTTTGTCCTTACAAAGCTTTCTGATAAGAAAACGTTTCTATATAAAAAAGAACGAAATTTGTGGATCAATCATTTGATTTTTCGTGTGAAAAAGAACTATCGTACCTATGCCATTGTCACCATTATGATGTTATGCTGTGTGAGTGCATTGGGCGCTGGTCTTGCGATGAAACAACGCTATGATGCAATGAATCATTCTCAATCTCAATATGTATATTC
Coding sequences:
- a CDS encoding HAMP domain-containing histidine kinase; the encoded protein is MKSYIKQKWMLLLGIVIVWMMNRVYYVYLSPVHIQQSDIYYMDFLIAIIILGLIVIDYYRTWKHHKEIDDLLECQEYIVCDDLHQPLYDHEALFIHNEQIYHQDIEDSYQKLCELQEYISRWSHEIKLPLAALHMMNERNDDVTLRMEIKEQCEKMEQLLHTMLTGCKTWNSHYDKKIELLSLKGIVDKSIRHQSFFLIKEHFEIDNQITDEKVLSDEQWLVYMLDQIIHNAIKYHKEQPKLSLYTEMKGNRTILHIRDNGIGICKEDILSVFEKGYTGNNVRNGEYKSTGMGLYFVRQIARMLEHQIEIVSIPQKYTDVCIIFDHHLDFFNITEL
- a CDS encoding ABC transporter ATP-binding protein, translating into MKEIMQVKNISKEYGKKGVKTRVLNNVSLEIYEGDFIAIMGPSGAGKSTLLNLLSTIDKPTHGSILMEGVDITKIKNDKLSNIRKKHIGFIFQDYNLLDNMTLMDNIALPLSINGKNPKQIVEKVKQLADLFGIKEHLEKYPYQLSGGQKQRGAAARALISDPDIVFADEPTGALDSKSSKELLMSLKKINEQKNATILMVTHDAFSASYAKQVYLLKDGEISCKLNAGDSRKEFYDRILQLMASLGGE